The Rhodothermales bacterium genomic sequence CCGATCCGTCGGCGCCGTAGGCCAAGCCGCCGGACGAAATGAACTCCGTGTACAGCATGTCCGCGCCCAGCCGCTTGCAGATGATCCTGAAAGGCGGGTCCGACACATCTTCCATGGGAGCCAGGAAAATGGGGCGTTCGGGCAGTATGATGGAGCCGATCTGCATGGAACGGCACGTACGGCAGCCGTATGGGGCGGTTCCGTAACGCAACATCCGGCCCCCGTTCCACCGTATACTCAGGGAAAGGCCCATTCAATTTTACGGTCCAATCGCCTATGCGTGTACACCCTTCCCTTCCCTCCCCGCGCTTCCTGACGGCTTCCCTCGCGGCCTTCGGCATGCTTCTGCTGGCCGGCTGCGGCGGTCCGACCCTCATTGACTACGCCAACCACGGCTGGGGTCTTGGCATATGCGGCATGATCATATTGATCATGGACATCGTGGCCATCATCGAGGTCTCCGGGAGCGACCGGACGTTCGGCGGCAAAGTCCTCTGGGTGCTCCTGCTCATCTTCTTCCCGGTGGGCGGACTGCTCCTGTATTACTTCTTCGGGCGATAAGGACAACACGCGCGTTACGGGCGGACGCGGGGTGGGTCCTATATTGAGGCAAACCCCACCGGATTCCCGTCCATCGCATGCGTCACCTTTTCTTTTCCACGGCCGTTGTCGCCGCCCTGCTCCTTTCAGCGTGCGGCCGGCCGGCTGTTCCCGAAGGGGATTTCAGCCGGACCGTCATCCTGATTTCCACGGACGGCACCCATCCGTCCATGGTGGAGCGGGCCGATACGCCGAATCTGGATCGCTTGGCGGCCGAAGGACTGTCGGCGCCGGATGGGATGATTCCTGTCTTCCCGACGAAGACCTTCCCGAACCACTATTCCATCGTCACCGGACTGTATCCGGCCGAGCACGGTATTGTGGGCAATTCCATGTACGATCCGGAGC encodes the following:
- a CDS encoding PLD nuclease N-terminal domain-containing protein, with protein sequence MRVHPSLPSPRFLTASLAAFGMLLLAGCGGPTLIDYANHGWGLGICGMIILIMDIVAIIEVSGSDRTFGGKVLWVLLLIFFPVGGLLLYYFFGR